The Bacteroidota bacterium genome window below encodes:
- a CDS encoding sigma-70 family RNA polymerase sigma factor: MTEEFSDQELLEKFREEGSRHYAFNLLVKKYQQRLYWHIRRIVIDHEDTNDIIQNVFIKVWKALDGFRSDSQLYTWLYRIETNESITFLNSKKKRFAISLDDVEHELADKMISDPLFTGDKIQLKLQQAILTLPPQQRLVFNMKYFDGLKYEEIAEILNTSVGGLKANYHHAVKKIEKYITGS, encoded by the coding sequence ATGACTGAAGAATTCAGTGATCAGGAGCTCCTCGAAAAATTTCGTGAAGAAGGAAGCCGACATTATGCATTCAATTTGCTGGTAAAGAAATATCAGCAAAGATTATATTGGCATATCCGGCGGATCGTAATTGATCACGAAGACACAAACGATATCATCCAGAATGTTTTTATAAAAGTCTGGAAAGCACTGGATGGTTTCAGAAGCGACTCACAGCTTTATACCTGGCTTTACCGTATTGAAACAAATGAATCAATTACTTTTCTGAACAGTAAAAAGAAAAGGTTTGCGATTTCTCTGGATGATGTAGAGCACGAACTTGCTGATAAAATGATCAGTGACCCATTATTTACCGGTGACAAGATCCAATTAAAGCTACAGCAAGCCATTTTAACACTTCCGCCACAACAGCGATTAGTATTTAATATGAAATACTTTGATGGCCTGAAATACGAGGAAATCGCTGAAATACTCAATACTTCAGTAGGCGGTTTAAAGGCAAATTACCATCATGCCGTTAAAAAGATCGAAAAATACATTACCGGCAGTTAA
- a CDS encoding VWA domain-containing protein translates to MKSSKHKFIKTKISIAGRILLLIFLFCNSSSFAQNKKVDSPQLTRIEFLFDASQSMYGRWQSGAKIDVAKLLMKQLMDSLRYVKNLEVALRVYGHQKNFPPQDCDDSKLEVPFSKGNISTIQQVLKDLVPRGTTPIAKSLELCGNDFPQSPSRNIIILITDGIEECGGDPCAISLALQKKGIFLKPFVIGLGLDESLKKTFECVGRYFDATNETMFRDALNIVISQALNNTTLQVNLLDINRNPTETNVNMTFYDMFTGQDKYNYIHTLNSKGNPDTLVIDPLPVYKIVAHTIPPVSKDSVILIPGKHTIIGIDAPQGDLILKFDGRSEYKKVQYIVRQHGKMQTLNLQDENSTERYIVGKYDLEILTTPRINLENVDISQSKLTTVSIPHPGIVTLLTNNQGYGSIYTYDHSNLKWVINLNNDLTKQTIVLQPGKYKVIYRPKNSRESIYTIEKEFSVVSGESSIVPLN, encoded by the coding sequence TTGAAGTCTTCAAAACATAAATTTATCAAAACAAAAATATCAATAGCAGGAAGAATACTTCTCTTGATTTTTTTATTCTGCAATAGTTCTTCCTTTGCACAGAATAAAAAAGTTGATAGTCCGCAGCTGACCAGAATTGAATTTTTATTTGATGCTTCACAGTCTATGTACGGCCGGTGGCAGAGCGGAGCAAAGATCGATGTCGCAAAATTACTGATGAAGCAATTAATGGACAGCCTTCGTTATGTAAAAAACCTTGAAGTTGCTCTGCGTGTATACGGTCATCAGAAAAATTTTCCGCCTCAGGATTGCGATGACAGTAAACTGGAAGTTCCTTTTTCAAAAGGAAACATTTCTACAATTCAACAAGTGTTGAAAGACCTTGTTCCACGTGGCACTACTCCAATTGCAAAATCACTTGAACTTTGCGGCAATGATTTTCCGCAAAGTCCGTCGCGAAATATTATCATCCTTATTACTGATGGAATTGAAGAATGTGGCGGTGACCCATGTGCAATTTCACTGGCATTACAGAAAAAAGGAATATTCCTGAAACCTTTTGTGATCGGTTTAGGTCTTGATGAATCGTTGAAAAAAACATTTGAATGTGTAGGAAGATATTTTGATGCTACAAATGAAACAATGTTCCGAGACGCTTTGAATATTGTGATCTCACAAGCATTGAACAATACAACGCTGCAGGTAAATCTACTGGATATCAATCGCAATCCGACAGAAACAAATGTGAACATGACGTTTTATGATATGTTCACCGGACAAGACAAGTACAATTACATACACACACTTAATTCCAAAGGAAATCCGGATACATTGGTAATTGATCCACTACCAGTCTATAAAATTGTTGCTCATACAATTCCTCCTGTATCAAAAGATTCTGTAATTTTAATACCGGGTAAACATACCATCATTGGAATTGATGCTCCGCAAGGTGATCTCATCCTTAAATTTGATGGAAGAAGTGAATACAAAAAAGTTCAATATATCGTTCGTCAGCATGGAAAAATGCAAACGCTGAATTTGCAGGATGAGAATTCAACGGAAAGATATATTGTTGGCAAATACGATCTTGAAATATTAACAACACCAAGAATAAATCTTGAGAATGTAGATATTTCTCAGAGCAAACTTACAACAGTGAGTATTCCGCATCCCGGTATTGTTACCCTGCTGACCAACAATCAGGGATATGGCAGCATTTATACTTATGACCATTCAAATCTGAAGTGGGTCATAAATTTGAATAATGATCTAACTAAACAAACAATAGTACTTCAACCGGGAAAATACAAAGTGATCTATCGTCCTAAAAATTCAAGAGAAAGTATTTACACAATTGAAAAAGAATTTTCTGTTGTCTCCGGCGAGTCAAGTATTGTTCCACTAAACTGA
- the glmM gene encoding phosphoglucosamine mutase, with amino-acid sequence MALIKSISGIRGTIGGKPGDGLTPVDIVKYTAAYGTWMLRRKTFTKKPVVAIGRDARISGEMVQNLVAGTLKGLGIDVIYLGLSTTPTVEMAVTDMQADGGIILTASHNPKQWNALKLLNEKGEFISAADGAEVLRLANEDDFQFAEVSKLGKFVSEPNYHHKHIDKILALPLVDVNAIKAKNFKIVIDCVNSSGGIVVPALLRALGVDDIIELYCEPNGQFPHNPEPLPEHLGDISKEVKKRNAHLGIVVDPDVDRLALVCEDGEMFGEEYTLVAVADYVLKNKKGNTVSNLSSTRALRDVTEKAGGKYFAAAVGEVNVVEAMKANDAVIGGEGNGGIIYPELHYGRDALVGIALFLTHLAKYGKNASMLRATYPNYYISKNKIELTAEINVDKILEGIQTKYQRQPINTIDGVKIEFDREWVHLRKSNTEPIIRIYAESQSQTTAQNLAEKIIFDIKDMINEKMMKN; translated from the coding sequence TTGGCACTAATAAAATCAATTTCCGGAATCAGAGGAACTATTGGCGGGAAACCCGGTGATGGATTGACTCCGGTGGACATCGTAAAATATACAGCGGCATACGGAACATGGATGTTACGTAGAAAAACATTTACTAAAAAACCTGTTGTAGCAATAGGACGCGACGCCCGGATCTCCGGCGAAATGGTTCAGAATCTTGTAGCAGGAACTTTGAAAGGACTGGGTATAGATGTTATCTATCTTGGATTATCTACAACGCCAACTGTTGAAATGGCTGTTACAGACATGCAGGCTGATGGTGGTATCATTTTAACTGCTTCGCATAATCCTAAACAATGGAATGCATTGAAGTTACTCAATGAAAAAGGAGAATTTATTTCTGCTGCTGATGGAGCAGAAGTTCTTCGTTTGGCAAATGAAGATGATTTTCAATTTGCTGAAGTAAGTAAGCTGGGAAAATTCGTCAGCGAACCTAACTATCATCATAAGCACATCGATAAAATTCTTGCTTTACCGTTGGTTGATGTAAATGCAATCAAAGCAAAAAATTTCAAGATCGTAATTGACTGTGTAAATTCTTCAGGAGGAATTGTCGTTCCTGCATTGCTTCGTGCACTTGGAGTCGACGATATCATTGAATTGTATTGCGAACCGAATGGTCAGTTCCCGCATAATCCTGAACCTTTACCTGAGCACCTTGGAGATATTTCAAAGGAAGTGAAGAAAAGAAATGCTCACCTTGGAATAGTTGTTGATCCTGATGTTGATCGTTTAGCATTGGTTTGTGAAGATGGCGAAATGTTTGGTGAAGAATACACATTGGTAGCTGTTGCCGATTATGTTTTGAAAAACAAAAAAGGAAATACAGTTTCAAATCTTTCTTCAACCAGAGCACTTCGTGATGTAACAGAAAAAGCCGGTGGAAAATATTTCGCTGCTGCAGTTGGTGAAGTGAATGTAGTAGAAGCAATGAAAGCAAATGATGCTGTTATTGGTGGTGAAGGAAATGGCGGAATTATTTATCCTGAACTTCACTATGGCCGCGATGCTTTAGTCGGTATAGCATTATTTCTTACTCATCTTGCAAAATATGGAAAGAATGCTTCTATGTTAAGAGCAACTTATCCGAATTATTATATTTCAAAAAATAAAATTGAACTGACTGCAGAAATTAACGTCGATAAAATTCTTGAGGGAATTCAGACTAAATATCAGCGTCAGCCTATAAATACGATCGATGGAGTGAAAATCGAATTCGATCGTGAATGGGTTCACTTGCGCAAAAGCAATACTGAACCTATCATCCGGATCTATGCAGAAAGTCAGTCACAGACAACTGCGCAAAATCTGGCAGAGAAGATCATCTTTGATATCAAAGATATGATCAACGAAAAAATGATGAAAAATTAA
- a CDS encoding response regulator transcription factor, which yields MKVLIVEDEKLSAEHLALLLSRLEPDYEVVHISESVKRTIAFLESGMKVDLIFMDIHLADGISFDIFEKVKETAPIIFTTAFDEYAIKAFKVNSVDYLLKPIGKAELRASIDKFKIMSDNVKSDQSEKLEETFNIINRRYKNRFMVRSGEQIQSIPVEEISFLISEDGIVILVTKAGSRFALDQSLDTNEVLLNPEQFFRISRKVIINFESINKIVSHLNSRLKIYANHLNEDDGIVSRERVGDFKLWLDR from the coding sequence ATGAAAGTACTTATAGTTGAAGATGAAAAACTTTCTGCTGAGCACCTGGCACTCTTGCTTTCGAGATTAGAGCCGGATTATGAAGTGGTGCATATCTCTGAATCTGTGAAACGCACAATTGCATTTCTTGAATCAGGAATGAAGGTTGATCTTATCTTCATGGATATTCATCTGGCTGATGGAATCAGTTTTGATATTTTTGAAAAAGTGAAAGAGACAGCACCAATTATTTTCACAACTGCATTTGATGAATATGCTATCAAGGCCTTTAAGGTGAATAGTGTTGATTATCTTTTAAAGCCAATTGGCAAAGCTGAATTAAGAGCTTCGATTGATAAGTTTAAGATAATGAGCGATAATGTAAAGTCAGATCAATCGGAAAAACTGGAAGAAACTTTTAACATAATAAACCGTCGGTACAAAAACCGTTTTATGGTTCGTAGCGGAGAACAGATCCAGTCTATTCCCGTTGAAGAAATTTCGTTTTTAATTTCTGAAGACGGAATTGTAATTCTTGTCACGAAAGCAGGAAGTCGTTTTGCCCTGGATCAGAGTCTGGATACGAATGAGGTCTTATTGAATCCGGAACAGTTTTTCAGGATCAGTCGCAAAGTGATCATAAATTTTGAGAGCATTAACAAAATCGTTTCACACCTGAACAGCAGATTGAAAATTTACGCCAACCACTTGAATGAAGACGATGGAATTGTCAGTCGGGAGCGAGTAGGTGATTTTAAGTTGTGGCTGGATCGGTAA
- a CDS encoding transketolase: MKSVKELEKIASQVRRDIVRQVHLANSGHPGGSLGCADFLVALYFKQMTIKSDKFNMDGNGEDLFFLSNGHISPAFYSVLSRAGYFPVNEMATFRKINSRLQGHPTTHEHLPGVRVASGSLGQGLSVSIGAALSKRLLKDDHLVYCLCGDGEMQEGQNWEAIMYAGAKKVDNIIATIDVNEQQIDGSVNHVLPYGDLRPKFESFGWTVLNMDGNNMSETVEVLEKAKSLTGKGKPVVILMKTEMGQGVDFMMGSHKWHGIAPNAEQTEKALSQLEETLGDF, translated from the coding sequence ATGAAAAGCGTAAAAGAACTCGAAAAAATAGCATCTCAGGTCAGAAGAGATATTGTCCGTCAGGTCCATCTTGCTAATTCCGGTCATCCCGGCGGATCATTAGGGTGCGCTGATTTTCTGGTTGCTCTGTATTTTAAACAGATGACCATAAAATCCGATAAGTTCAATATGGATGGAAACGGTGAAGACCTGTTCTTCCTGAGTAATGGACATATTTCTCCGGCATTCTATAGTGTGCTCTCACGGGCCGGATATTTTCCGGTTAATGAAATGGCAACATTCAGAAAAATAAATTCACGCTTGCAAGGGCATCCTACTACTCATGAACATCTACCGGGAGTCAGAGTTGCAAGTGGCTCACTTGGACAAGGATTGAGCGTTTCTATAGGTGCCGCTCTTTCAAAAAGACTTTTGAAGGACGATCATCTTGTTTATTGCCTTTGCGGTGATGGTGAAATGCAGGAAGGTCAGAACTGGGAAGCAATCATGTATGCGGGTGCTAAAAAAGTTGACAATATCATTGCTACAATTGACGTTAATGAGCAACAGATTGACGGCTCAGTAAATCATGTATTACCTTATGGTGATCTGCGGCCGAAGTTCGAAAGTTTCGGCTGGACTGTTCTGAATATGGACGGCAACAACATGTCTGAAACCGTTGAAGTACTGGAAAAAGCAAAGTCGTTGACAGGAAAAGGAAAACCGGTTGTCATATTGATGAAAACTGAAATGGGTCAGGGAGTAGACTTTATGATGGGTTCACACAAATGGCATGGTATAGCACCAAATGCTGAGCAAACTGAAAAAGCACTTTCTCAACTGGAAGAAACTTTAGGTGATTTCTAA
- a CDS encoding TonB-dependent receptor — translation MKNILFTGLIILTTALFAGAQISSQNLRGVIVDKQSQSPIPGVTVIILDSTKNVGTTTDINGNFLIKDIPIGRVSIKAILMGYSPVILRNLILDSGKELVVNLEMEEQVADLKEVVISAGQDKRVAINEMATVSARSFSVEETNRYAGSLGDPSRMAANFAGVSVAGDSRNDVVIRGNSPTGLLWRLDGVNIPNPNHFGSLGTTGGPVSILNNNLLDNSDFMTGAFPAEYGNALSGAFDLKMRRGNSEKNEFMGQIGFNGFEVGAEGPIGKKKKSSYLANYRYSTLGLLNDLGIKFGYSSIPQYQDLSFKIDIPTGIKYGRFSIFGIGGKSYIELLDKDKKEGDFTVSGFAEDTYFRSNMGVIGVSHKLFFNENTSQTINLSVSGTENIVSVDSLYSNKESKILRYGNNSSEAKYSLSYNINKKFSSKNTVSFGFISDAIGSNYSDSLLENSTYYRKLTNISGTSALIQGYGKWQHKFSDKFVLNSGIHYQQFLYNNTYAVEPRLGLKWNFTENQSFSAAAGMHSQIQTMSLYFYETELPGNNYIRTNKEMDMTHSNHYVIAYDNQFSQNWRIKVEAYYQQLSNVPVELNSSTYSTLNIGADYVTPNEDSLVNTGTGKNLGVEFTLEKFFAKNYYFLLTTSVFDSKYKGSDGIERNTAFNGNYTANLLAGAEFNLDPNKRKVLTLNGKFTVAGGKRYVPIDLERSISNNEAEYNYDEAYKNKYSDYSRLDAKIGFKLNGKKVTQEWAFDIQNILATKNVFQKVYNPTTRSIQTEYQLGFFPMMTYRILF, via the coding sequence ATGAAAAATATTCTCTTCACCGGATTAATCATTCTCACAACTGCACTTTTTGCTGGTGCCCAGATCAGCTCTCAAAATTTACGAGGTGTAATTGTCGACAAGCAATCGCAGTCGCCCATTCCCGGTGTCACAGTTATTATTCTTGATTCAACAAAAAATGTTGGAACTACAACAGACATCAATGGAAATTTCCTGATCAAAGATATTCCTATTGGACGAGTTTCCATAAAAGCGATATTGATGGGTTATTCACCTGTAATTTTGCGCAACCTAATTTTAGATTCAGGTAAAGAGCTCGTTGTAAATTTAGAAATGGAAGAACAGGTTGCAGACCTGAAAGAAGTTGTGATCTCTGCCGGTCAGGATAAACGTGTTGCAATAAATGAAATGGCTACTGTCAGTGCCCGCTCTTTCTCTGTTGAAGAAACGAATCGGTATGCAGGTTCGTTAGGTGATCCTTCTCGGATGGCTGCAAACTTTGCCGGTGTATCAGTTGCAGGAGATTCCAGGAATGATGTTGTGATCAGAGGTAATAGTCCGACAGGATTATTATGGCGTCTCGATGGTGTAAACATTCCTAACCCTAATCATTTTGGATCATTAGGTACAACCGGTGGACCGGTAAGTATTCTGAATAACAATCTTCTCGACAATTCTGATTTTATGACCGGTGCTTTTCCGGCGGAGTATGGAAATGCACTCAGTGGAGCATTCGATCTAAAAATGCGTAGAGGTAATAGTGAGAAAAATGAATTCATGGGTCAGATCGGTTTCAACGGTTTTGAAGTTGGAGCTGAAGGTCCGATCGGTAAAAAGAAAAAATCATCTTATCTCGCCAATTACAGATATTCAACACTGGGTTTGTTGAACGATCTTGGAATTAAATTCGGTTATAGTTCTATTCCGCAGTATCAGGATCTGTCATTCAAAATAGATATTCCCACAGGAATTAAATATGGCCGTTTTTCTATCTTCGGAATCGGAGGTAAAAGTTATATTGAATTACTTGATAAAGATAAAAAGGAAGGCGATTTTACTGTCAGCGGTTTTGCTGAAGATACTTATTTCAGATCTAATATGGGTGTAATAGGAGTTTCACACAAATTATTTTTCAACGAGAATACAAGTCAGACAATAAACTTATCTGTATCGGGCACAGAAAATATTGTTTCGGTTGACAGTTTATACAGCAATAAAGAAAGTAAAATTCTTCGCTATGGAAATAATTCTTCTGAAGCTAAATATTCTCTATCGTACAATATCAATAAAAAATTCAGTTCGAAAAATACTGTCAGCTTTGGATTTATCTCTGATGCAATTGGTTCTAATTATTCAGATAGTCTTCTTGAGAATTCGACATACTATAGAAAACTGACTAATATATCCGGTACTAGTGCATTGATTCAGGGCTACGGTAAATGGCAACATAAATTTTCAGACAAGTTCGTACTGAATTCAGGAATTCATTACCAGCAATTTCTTTATAATAATACCTATGCAGTTGAGCCACGCTTAGGATTAAAATGGAATTTTACAGAGAATCAATCCTTCAGTGCAGCTGCTGGAATGCATAGTCAGATTCAGACAATGAGTTTATACTTTTATGAGACTGAATTGCCAGGTAATAATTATATCAGAACAAATAAAGAAATGGATATGACACATAGTAATCACTATGTAATTGCATATGACAATCAGTTTTCACAGAATTGGCGAATTAAAGTTGAAGCATACTATCAGCAATTAAGCAACGTTCCTGTGGAATTGAATTCAAGTACCTATTCTACATTGAACATTGGTGCAGATTATGTCACACCAAATGAAGATAGTCTGGTCAATACAGGAACCGGGAAAAATCTTGGCGTAGAATTCACCCTGGAAAAATTTTTTGCCAAAAACTATTATTTCCTTCTTACAACTTCAGTCTTTGATTCAAAATATAAAGGCAGTGACGGGATAGAACGTAATACAGCTTTCAATGGAAATTATACAGCAAATTTACTGGCCGGTGCAGAATTCAATCTTGATCCGAATAAAAGGAAAGTTCTTACATTGAACGGAAAATTTACAGTGGCCGGTGGTAAGCGCTATGTACCTATTGATCTGGAGCGTTCTATTTCAAATAATGAAGCCGAATACAACTATGATGAAGCTTACAAAAATAAGTACAGTGATTATTCCCGGCTGGATGCTAAAATTGGTTTCAAATTGAATGGCAAAAAAGTTACGCAGGAATGGGCATTTGATATTCAAAACATTTTAGCAACGAAAAATGTTTTTCAGAAAGTTTATAATCCTACAACAAGAAGTATTCAGACTGAATATCAACTTGGCTTTTTTCCAATGATGACTTACAGAATATTATTCTAA
- a CDS encoding AI-2E family transporter, protein MNAEEYNQKFARRFVIISLLFCLVLFYFTLNIFLDGFLGAIILYVLFRPMMRRLVEVKKWRKSMSALAILGISFFIVLIPVYVIASLIIPRIYMIFSNGSLTMDALMKADAQFKQLTGFNMLTEDNLASLQSSATGFITNFLGESLNMLTDIALLYLFFYYLLVNTGYIERSLTKLIPFTQEKIDRFAKELEDQTKSNALGIPLLAICQGILLLLVIGSLECLNLSSGD, encoded by the coding sequence ATGAATGCAGAAGAATATAACCAGAAGTTTGCCAGAAGATTTGTGATCATTTCACTTTTGTTTTGTCTTGTGTTATTCTATTTCACACTGAATATTTTCTTAGACGGATTTCTTGGAGCAATCATTTTATATGTGCTTTTCAGACCAATGATGCGCAGACTGGTTGAAGTAAAGAAATGGAGAAAGTCCATGTCGGCGTTGGCAATTCTTGGAATTTCGTTTTTTATCGTACTGATTCCTGTTTATGTTATTGCTTCGCTGATCATTCCCAGAATTTACATGATCTTTTCAAATGGATCATTGACAATGGACGCCTTGATGAAGGCCGATGCACAATTTAAGCAGCTTACCGGTTTCAATATGCTGACAGAAGATAATCTTGCGTCATTACAAAGTTCAGCAACAGGTTTCATCACTAATTTTCTGGGTGAGTCGCTGAATATGCTTACTGACATTGCGCTGTTATATCTCTTTTTCTATTACCTCTTGGTGAATACAGGCTACATTGAAAGATCCCTCACTAAATTGATTCCGTTTACACAGGAAAAGATCGACAGATTTGCAAAAGAACTGGAAGATCAAACAAAAAGTAATGCATTGGGAATACCTTTACTTGCAATCTGTCAGGGAATTTTGCTGCTGTTGGTTATTGGATCTTTGGAGTGCCTGAACCTTTCTTCTGGGGATTAA
- a CDS encoding transketolase family protein, which yields MKKYTYTEKKDTRSGFGAGLVELGRSNPNVVALCADLTGSLKMDAFEKEFPERFFQIGIAEANMMGIAAGLTIGGKIPFTGTFANFSTGRVYDQIRQSIAYSGKNVKICASHAGITLGEDGATHQILEDIGMMRMLPGMTVINPCDYNQTKAATLAIAEHDGPVYLRFGRPVVPIFTPADQKFEIGKAVIFNEGADVSIFATGHLVWKAIEAGELLAAKGIDAEIINIHTIKPLDVEAVLKSVRKTQCVVSAEEHQIAGGLGDAISHVLSQHHPVPQEFVGIKDSFGESGTPEQLMQKYGLEAENIVLAVEKVMSRKSQMIHS from the coding sequence ATGAAAAAATATACTTACACTGAAAAAAAAGATACCCGTTCCGGATTTGGAGCAGGACTTGTTGAATTAGGAAGAAGCAATCCGAATGTTGTCGCTCTATGTGCTGATCTTACAGGATCATTGAAGATGGATGCATTCGAAAAAGAGTTTCCTGAAAGATTTTTTCAGATAGGAATTGCTGAAGCAAATATGATGGGAATTGCTGCCGGACTTACTATTGGTGGAAAAATTCCTTTCACAGGAACTTTTGCAAATTTTTCTACAGGACGTGTATATGATCAGATTCGTCAGAGTATTGCCTACTCAGGTAAGAATGTAAAAATTTGTGCATCACATGCAGGTATTACTCTTGGTGAAGATGGTGCTACTCATCAGATACTTGAGGATATTGGAATGATGCGAATGCTACCTGGTATGACTGTGATCAATCCGTGCGATTACAATCAAACAAAAGCGGCAACACTTGCAATCGCTGAACATGATGGTCCCGTTTATCTGCGTTTCGGCAGACCTGTCGTACCTATCTTCACTCCTGCTGATCAGAAATTTGAAATCGGTAAGGCTGTAATTTTTAATGAAGGTGCTGATGTAAGTATTTTCGCAACCGGACATCTGGTCTGGAAAGCAATTGAAGCAGGCGAACTATTAGCTGCAAAAGGAATCGACGCAGAGATCATCAATATTCATACGATTAAACCATTGGATGTTGAGGCAGTCTTAAAAAGTGTTCGCAAGACACAATGTGTTGTAAGTGCAGAAGAGCATCAGATCGCAGGTGGATTAGGAGATGCAATCTCACACGTGTTATCGCAACATCATCCGGTGCCACAGGAATTTGTAGGAATTAAAGATTCATTCGGAGAAAGTGGTACACCGGAGCAATTGATGCAAAAATACGGTCTTGAAGCCGAAAACATTGTTCTGGCAGTTGAGAAAGTCATGAGTCGTAAAAGTCAGATGATTCATTCTTAA
- a CDS encoding RNA-binding S4 domain-containing protein, whose translation MEKDDNKLRIDKYLWAVRQYKTRSIATTACDQGKILINDQPAKASRIVRLGDTISVKRTGLTRTLKVIQLTTNRLPAKLVSEYCEDLTPLADIEAFKTRIARSGIYRDPGTGRPTKFDRRALDDFFDELSE comes from the coding sequence ATGGAGAAAGACGACAATAAATTAAGGATCGATAAATATTTATGGGCAGTCAGGCAATATAAAACGCGTTCGATTGCCACAACCGCATGTGATCAGGGAAAAATACTGATTAACGATCAGCCTGCAAAAGCATCAAGAATTGTTCGTTTGGGTGATACAATTTCTGTCAAAAGAACCGGACTTACACGCACTTTAAAAGTGATACAACTGACCACGAATCGGTTGCCTGCTAAGCTGGTTTCAGAATACTGCGAAGATCTTACTCCTCTTGCTGACATTGAAGCTTTTAAAACCAGAATTGCAAGATCTGGTATTTACAGAGATCCTGGAACCGGACGGCCGACAAAATTTGACCGAAGGGCCTTGGATGACTTTTTTGACGAACTTTCCGAATAG
- a CDS encoding sensor histidine kinase — MKKILRSRFFYMIIVGVIIHLLLGLLSAAEEWNDQLIGTFISIFITIIVWEGSVQIDRYMNKKIPWESSPSRRVMLQAFFSLVYSAGTIYVLLLFYNYVLCKVPASKSDAMVSASLIIGVLVTLVLVTVQVSVHFFHRLKVSLVEIEMHKKESLQAQLENLRNQINPHFLFNNLSVLSSLVYKDQDKAVDFIDQLSKVYRYVLENKEKELVDLKSELKFIESYCFLLRIRFGENIKFDFKVTALESELFIAPMALQLLIENAIKHNEISEELPLEVKVFIEGKYLVVSNVIQLRKGFVESSKTGLKNIIARYDYFTELPVVISDADNNFVVKIPLLETEFIRE, encoded by the coding sequence GTGAAAAAGATTTTGAGGAGCCGGTTCTTTTACATGATCATTGTCGGGGTCATTATTCATCTTTTGCTGGGATTATTGTCTGCAGCAGAAGAATGGAATGATCAGCTGATCGGGACTTTTATTTCTATTTTCATAACAATTATCGTATGGGAAGGAAGTGTTCAGATTGACAGGTACATGAACAAAAAGATACCATGGGAATCATCGCCTTCGAGACGTGTTATGCTTCAGGCATTTTTTAGTTTGGTGTACAGTGCCGGAACTATCTATGTATTACTTCTTTTCTACAATTATGTTCTCTGCAAAGTACCGGCGAGTAAATCAGATGCAATGGTGTCAGCATCGCTGATAATCGGAGTACTTGTCACATTGGTTTTAGTTACTGTACAGGTAAGTGTACATTTTTTCCATCGACTAAAAGTTTCATTGGTAGAAATTGAAATGCACAAAAAGGAAAGTCTGCAAGCTCAATTGGAAAACCTGAGAAACCAGATCAATCCGCATTTTTTATTCAATAATTTATCAGTCCTTTCATCGCTAGTCTATAAAGATCAGGATAAAGCAGTAGATTTTATTGATCAGTTGTCAAAAGTCTATCGCTATGTCCTGGAGAATAAGGAAAAGGAATTAGTCGACTTAAAATCAGAATTGAAATTTATTGAATCCTATTGTTTTTTATTAAGAATTCGTTTCGGAGAAAATATTAAGTTTGATTTTAAGGTGACAGCTTTAGAATCAGAGTTGTTTATTGCACCAATGGCTTTACAACTTCTGATAGAAAATGCGATCAAACACAATGAAATTTCAGAAGAACTGCCATTGGAAGTGAAAGTTTTTATTGAGGGGAAGTATCTTGTTGTTTCGAATGTGATACAATTGAGAAAGGGATTTGTTGAAAGTTCAAAAACAGGATTGAAAAATATTATTGCCAGATATGATTATTTCACAGAGCTACCGGTTGTAATTTCCGATGCTGACAATAATTTTGTTGTTAAAATTCCGCTGCTGGAAACTGAATTTATCCGGGAATGA